Proteins encoded in a region of the Streptomyces sp. PCS3-D2 genome:
- a CDS encoding carboxyl transferase domain-containing protein: MQQAPVLTSAADPASEAWRTNEAAHRELSEGLRARLDAARLGGGEKARARHTARGKLLPRDRVDTLLDPGSPFLELAPLAAEGMYGGAAPAAGVIAGIGRVSGRECVIVANDATVKGGTYYPMTVKKHLRAQEVALENRLPCLYLVDSGGAFLPMQDEVFPDREHFGRIFYNQARMSGAGIPQIAAVLGSCTAGGAYVPAMSDEAVIVRNQGTIFLGGPPLVKAATGEVVTAEELGGGEVHSRVSGVTDHLAEDDAHALRIVRNIVATLPERGALPWSVEAPEEPKVDPAGLYGAVPVDSRTPYDAREIIARVVDGSRFQEFKSEFGQTLVTGFARIHGHPVGIIANNGILFAESAQKGAHFIELCDQRGIPLLFLQNISGFMVGRDYEAGGIAKHGAKMVTAVACTRVPKLTVVVGGSYGAGNYSMCGRAYSPRFLWMWPNAKISVMGGEQAASVLATVKRDQIEGAGQEWPAEDEEAFKAPVRAQYEEQGNAYYATARLWDDGVIDPLETRQVLGLALTACANAPLGQKDQTQPGFGIFRM; encoded by the coding sequence ATGCAGCAGGCACCAGTGCTGACGAGCGCCGCGGACCCGGCGTCCGAGGCCTGGCGGACCAACGAGGCCGCCCACCGCGAGCTGTCCGAGGGCCTGCGGGCCCGGCTCGACGCGGCCCGGCTCGGCGGCGGGGAGAAGGCCCGCGCCCGCCACACCGCCCGCGGGAAGCTCCTCCCGCGCGACCGCGTGGACACCCTCCTCGACCCGGGCTCGCCCTTCCTGGAGCTGGCCCCGCTGGCCGCCGAGGGGATGTACGGGGGCGCCGCCCCCGCGGCCGGAGTCATCGCGGGCATCGGCCGGGTCAGCGGCCGCGAGTGCGTGATCGTCGCGAACGACGCCACCGTCAAGGGCGGCACGTACTACCCGATGACCGTCAAGAAGCACCTGCGCGCCCAGGAAGTGGCCCTGGAGAATCGTCTCCCCTGCCTCTACCTGGTCGACTCCGGCGGTGCCTTCCTGCCCATGCAGGACGAGGTCTTCCCGGACCGCGAGCACTTCGGCCGGATCTTCTACAACCAGGCGCGCATGTCGGGTGCTGGCATCCCGCAGATCGCCGCCGTCCTCGGCTCCTGCACCGCGGGCGGGGCGTACGTGCCGGCCATGAGCGACGAGGCCGTCATCGTCCGCAACCAGGGCACGATCTTCCTCGGCGGACCGCCGCTGGTGAAGGCCGCCACCGGTGAGGTCGTCACGGCCGAGGAGCTCGGCGGCGGCGAGGTCCACTCCCGGGTCTCCGGCGTGACGGACCACCTCGCGGAGGACGACGCGCACGCGCTGCGGATCGTACGGAACATCGTGGCGACCCTGCCCGAGCGCGGGGCCCTGCCCTGGTCGGTCGAGGCCCCGGAGGAGCCGAAGGTGGACCCGGCCGGGCTGTACGGCGCGGTCCCCGTCGACTCGCGCACCCCGTACGACGCCCGCGAGATCATCGCGCGGGTCGTGGACGGCTCCCGCTTCCAGGAGTTCAAGTCCGAGTTCGGCCAGACGCTGGTCACCGGCTTCGCCCGGATCCACGGCCACCCGGTCGGGATCATCGCGAACAACGGCATCCTGTTCGCGGAGTCCGCCCAGAAGGGCGCGCACTTCATCGAGCTGTGCGACCAGCGCGGCATCCCGCTGCTCTTCCTCCAGAACATCTCGGGCTTCATGGTCGGCCGCGACTACGAGGCGGGCGGCATCGCCAAGCACGGCGCCAAGATGGTGACGGCCGTGGCCTGCACCCGGGTCCCGAAGCTGACGGTGGTGGTCGGCGGCTCGTACGGCGCCGGCAACTACTCGATGTGCGGCCGGGCGTACTCGCCCCGCTTCCTGTGGATGTGGCCCAACGCCAAGATCTCCGTCATGGGCGGCGAGCAGGCGGCCTCGGTCCTCGCGACGGTCAAGCGCGACCAGATCGAGGGCGCCGGCCAGGAGTGGCCGGCCGAGGACGAGGAGGCCTTCAAGGCCCCGGTCCGCGCCCAGTACGAGGAGCAGGGCAACGCCTACTACGCCACGGCGCGGCTGTGGGACGACGGGGTCATCGACCCGCTGGAGACCCGGCAGGTGCTGGGGCTGGCCCTGACCGCGTGCGCGAACGCCCCGCTGGGCCAAAAGGATCAAACGCAGCCGGGCTTCGGCATCTTCCGTATGTGA
- a CDS encoding TetR/AcrR family transcriptional regulator produces MSTRAAAPTRREQILSEAARLFAARGFHGVGVDEIGAAVGISGPGLYRHFAGKDAMLAELLVGISERLLTGGRHRVAEAAGDPAGVLSSLIDGHIDFALDDRALITLHDRELDRLREADRKLVRQLQRQYVELWVEVVRELHPQVGEAEVRVAVHAVFGLLNSTPHLAALGREATEALLRRLAHGAFGALSA; encoded by the coding sequence ATGAGCACCAGAGCGGCCGCCCCGACCCGACGCGAGCAGATCCTCAGTGAGGCCGCCCGCCTCTTCGCCGCGCGCGGGTTCCACGGCGTCGGCGTGGACGAGATAGGGGCCGCGGTCGGCATCAGCGGCCCCGGCCTGTACCGGCACTTCGCGGGCAAGGACGCCATGCTCGCCGAGCTGCTCGTCGGCATCAGCGAACGCCTCCTCACCGGCGGCCGGCACAGGGTCGCCGAGGCGGCCGGGGACCCGGCCGGCGTCCTGTCCTCCCTCATCGACGGCCACATCGACTTCGCCCTCGACGACCGCGCGCTGATCACCCTCCACGACCGCGAGCTCGACCGGCTGCGGGAGGCGGACCGCAAGCTCGTACGGCAGCTCCAGCGCCAGTACGTCGAGCTGTGGGTGGAGGTCGTACGGGAACTGCACCCCCAGGTCGGCGAGGCGGAGGTACGGGTCGCCGTGCACGCCGTCTTCGGCCTGCTCAACTCCACCCCGCACCTGGCCGCGCTCGGCCGGGAGGCCACCGAGGCGCTGCTGCGCCGCCTGGCGCACGGGGCCTTCGGGGCCCTGTCGGCATGA
- a CDS encoding phosphatase: MARMPKPIETPVPTRAELVDHLVRTRIAGQVATPRENNLSHYRKLANGDRHYWLGLELGDRWTDEQDVLAVMAERCGVVDDPAFRFGQDTIDPELTVAGLDRLAARLRKAAADRQSVLLATGHPGGLLDVHRATAAALRAAGCEIVVIPSGLTADEGSVWQFADVAVLERGATLWHTHSPEPMAAILDGLTAAGRPQPDLVVADHGWAGCAAQRGLDAVGYADCNDPALFIGEAEGTLQVTIPLDDHVRDPRYYDPMVAYLLHAAGLH, encoded by the coding sequence ATGGCGCGTATGCCGAAGCCGATAGAGACGCCCGTACCCACCCGCGCCGAGCTCGTCGACCATCTGGTCCGCACCCGGATCGCGGGGCAGGTCGCGACGCCGCGCGAGAACAACCTCTCCCACTACCGCAAGCTCGCCAACGGCGACCGGCACTACTGGCTCGGCCTTGAACTCGGCGACCGCTGGACCGACGAGCAGGACGTCCTCGCCGTGATGGCCGAGCGCTGCGGCGTCGTGGACGACCCGGCGTTCCGTTTCGGCCAGGACACCATCGACCCGGAGCTGACCGTGGCCGGCCTGGACCGGCTGGCGGCCCGCCTGCGCAAGGCGGCGGCCGACCGGCAGAGCGTCCTGCTGGCCACCGGCCACCCGGGCGGCCTGCTGGACGTCCACCGCGCGACGGCGGCGGCCCTGCGGGCGGCCGGCTGCGAGATCGTCGTCATCCCGTCCGGCCTGACGGCCGACGAGGGCTCGGTGTGGCAGTTCGCGGACGTCGCCGTACTGGAACGCGGCGCGACCCTGTGGCACACCCATTCGCCGGAGCCGATGGCGGCGATCCTGGACGGCCTGACGGCCGCGGGCCGCCCGCAGCCGGACCTGGTCGTGGCCGACCACGGCTGGGCGGGCTGCGCGGCCCAGCGCGGCCTGGACGCGGTCGGCTACGCCGACTGCAACGACCCGGCCCTCTTCATCGGCGAGGCCGAGGGCACCCTCCAGGTGACGATCCCCCTGGACGACCACGTCCGCGACCCGCGCTACTACGACCCGATGGTGGCGTACCTGCTGCACGCGGCGGGCCTGCACTGA
- a CDS encoding polymorphic toxin-type HINT domain-containing protein has protein sequence MALAAAVLSGLLPGAVAVADSKSKPSLPEVKQPKAVPVKPVRTGGAKKADDAGATAWKSPKVSWPAAGSAEVALAAAPGPVSKSFLSGAAQGPVLGSGSQQAGKLPVAVHVAPGKAAEAPSKVKVSVVGKDAARKAGVDGVLLSVGRSDGGAQPSSATVEVDYNSFRGAYGGDYASRLRLVELPACALTTPDRAECRTQTPLRTQNDTRTGKLSAQVDAVGAATAGSGKSAGAPAAKAAASGGATVLAATAGDAGSTGDYKATSLQPSGSWSAGGSTGAFSWSYPVTTPGVPGGLGPQISLNYNSQSVDGRTGMSNSQGSWIGDGWSWEPGFIERRYKPCNDDKTGGTNTAKVGDQCWFNDNATLSLGGKSTELVYEQGKGWHPASDSGEKVEKLTGAVNGDNDGEHWKITTTDGTQYFFGLNRLPGWKDASTPTTNSAWTAPVFGNQAGEPCYNASFASAWCKQAWRWQLDYVVTPGGDAMAYYWKTETNNYGRNVSMTTGKATVTPYIRGGWLDRIDYGLRSDAVYSGKAMAQVQFGVSERCLTNCGTFDEANAKNWPDSPYDLFCKDGSTECKGQYSPTFWSRMRLTAIHTKLLTGGAYQDVDSWTLDQNFPPAGDGISTPMWLKSITRTAKAGAADDIRLDPVTFAGEQRPNRVDKTGDGLAPYVRLRMSQVNTETGGTIGVTYSQQDCTPTTLPASDGTNTTRCFPVKWAWEGDTSKLDWFNTYVVNQIVEGDNLASTPDKVTSYAYVGGAAWDKDTSEFTKSEDRVHSIARGYGLVQTRTGAASDPKTLSETRYFRGLDGKEVKDGTGAAVTDRPEFAGMVRETATYEGDDTAKLVGATSSTPWRSDAVAKRLRPGLPDLVSYKTNVQKESSRTTVTGGTRTTERSRQFDGYGMVEWESSTGDTAKTGDESCTTTTYARNTATWILDRQSQVRTVALPCGTTGATTADLIGDTRTYYDNSALGSVSGRGLVTKTERINGKGDGYDIASTIPSTCGAAGNELCYDLYGRPLAAADTYGKVTTTAYTPTTGEVPTTMTATNPLGHTVTSRLDPLRGQPTKATDPNGKVTTSAYDALGRVTKVWAPNWTEEANPNQPSRIFEYTVRNSGPNVVTSKTLTHDKKYSVVHSIQDGLLRERQTQTQSPDLAGRLVTEIFYDTRGLAWRTSGTYYADGAPSPDLVTGQELTYPSSADTLFDGAGRPTAVIAKKNGVETKRTTTSYTGDTTTVVPPQGGTTTTTAVDALGRTVEVKQYTDPARTTSQSTQYTYNKLGQLAQVTDPANAKWTYTYDVRGRQVEVNDPDRGLTKTVYDTGDRVTDITDARGITLHTDYDDLGRVVATKQGATTLTSTVYDTVAKGQLSQSTRHVDGKAYTSQVLSYNDLYQPLDSQFIVPSTPDTGALAGTYAWTNVYNITGQVLSTRQPAMGGLPAETMGYTYKSVSGLLRSTAAGNNRLINATTHDHYGRTITQELGASDQRLYRSNEYDGHTGALVRAVIDRDVAPTRLEDTRYTNDPVGNLTAIASAYGQDAARTTDTQCVNLDSLRRITEAWTNKGETCAAAPSAAVIGGEDPYWTTYTYDAVGNRKTETKHKAASGPAADTVRTYAPPTPGKHDLPKVTQTGTDPHDETFTYDATGNTKTRKSGTGETQYLDWDAEGRLKSLAQGLTTDGFIYDTAGNRILRKEKDATTLYLPNGNELMLDKSGTVTGTRYYGDVAVRTGGKLAFTLNDHHNTGSTQVTADATQTVTRRKTGLFGEARGTQPTTWTGEKTFVGGTKDNDSGLTHIGAREYDPLIGRFISVDPIMDLKDSQQLHGYTYAANNPFTYSDPDGLKYFEGGNEDRGFQSSPQSVVQAATKHHNRYYKDRCWTDCSAPPKAPKGSKGPKGDGNRCVGVRFCPPKNMDGAGAANAVAGFVSASIHAAENAAEMTTDPHCFLNTSPECNLESDAFDSWATEQGLDLESTEAQVAGLALALIPGPKLLRLGKMKGGQCFLAGTLVLMADGSQKKIEEIQVGDLVLATDPITGESAAKRVEKLIRTEGVRDLNTLSIATPAGIDEITATHEHPFWSPSEKSWVEAADLRPGMTLATASGTTAIVTNNRAFSDHVKTYNFSVADIHTYYVMAGETPLLVHNTCLDWSIVSKNGQTRPEHVRRHEVDAPDRESHGVFWDENTGSTGDAYSMLNEAWAVKEKLGLKPVPGGGKNGADMYRIPMGRIVGYESGKLAQGVGQSYTHIEILVRDKNKLITGYPSAG, from the coding sequence GTGGCATTGGCCGCAGCCGTCCTCTCCGGCCTGCTGCCCGGCGCGGTTGCCGTAGCCGACAGCAAATCCAAGCCGTCGTTGCCCGAGGTCAAGCAGCCGAAGGCCGTACCGGTCAAGCCGGTGCGCACGGGCGGAGCGAAGAAGGCCGACGACGCGGGTGCGACCGCGTGGAAGTCGCCGAAGGTCTCCTGGCCGGCGGCCGGTTCCGCCGAGGTGGCCCTGGCTGCCGCTCCCGGTCCGGTCTCGAAGTCCTTCCTGTCGGGGGCCGCCCAGGGGCCGGTCCTCGGCTCGGGCTCGCAGCAAGCGGGCAAGCTCCCGGTCGCGGTCCATGTCGCGCCGGGGAAGGCGGCCGAAGCGCCGTCGAAGGTCAAGGTCTCCGTCGTCGGGAAGGACGCGGCACGCAAGGCGGGCGTCGACGGCGTCCTGCTCTCGGTCGGCCGCTCGGACGGCGGCGCGCAGCCCTCGTCCGCCACGGTGGAGGTGGACTACAACTCCTTCCGGGGTGCCTACGGCGGCGACTACGCCTCTCGGCTGCGCCTGGTGGAGCTTCCGGCGTGTGCGCTGACAACCCCCGACCGGGCGGAGTGCCGTACTCAGACGCCGCTGCGGACGCAGAACGACACGCGCACGGGCAAGCTGTCCGCGCAGGTCGACGCGGTGGGCGCGGCCACGGCCGGGTCCGGCAAGTCCGCGGGGGCTCCGGCGGCGAAGGCAGCGGCCTCGGGCGGCGCGACCGTGTTGGCCGCGACGGCCGGGGACGCCGGCTCGACGGGTGACTACAAGGCGACCTCGCTCCAGCCGTCGGGCTCGTGGAGCGCGGGCGGCTCGACGGGTGCCTTCTCCTGGTCCTACCCCGTCACGACGCCGGGAGTGCCCGGTGGTCTGGGTCCGCAGATCTCGCTGAACTACAACTCCCAGTCCGTGGACGGCCGTACGGGCATGTCCAACAGCCAGGGTTCGTGGATCGGTGACGGCTGGTCCTGGGAGCCCGGCTTCATCGAGCGCAGATACAAGCCCTGCAACGACGACAAGACCGGTGGCACCAACACCGCCAAGGTCGGCGACCAGTGCTGGTTCAACGACAACGCCACGCTGTCGCTGGGCGGCAAGTCGACCGAGCTCGTCTACGAGCAGGGCAAGGGCTGGCACCCGGCCTCCGACTCGGGCGAGAAGGTCGAGAAGCTCACCGGCGCCGTCAACGGCGACAACGACGGTGAGCACTGGAAGATCACCACGACCGACGGCACGCAGTACTTCTTCGGTCTGAACCGTCTCCCGGGCTGGAAGGACGCCTCCACGCCGACGACGAACTCGGCCTGGACCGCGCCCGTCTTCGGCAACCAGGCGGGTGAGCCCTGCTACAACGCCTCGTTCGCGAGCGCCTGGTGCAAGCAGGCCTGGCGCTGGCAGCTCGACTACGTGGTCACCCCCGGGGGTGACGCGATGGCGTACTACTGGAAGACCGAGACCAACAACTACGGTCGCAACGTCTCCATGACCACCGGCAAGGCCACGGTCACCCCGTACATCCGGGGCGGCTGGCTGGACCGCATCGACTACGGCCTGCGCTCCGACGCCGTCTACAGCGGCAAGGCGATGGCGCAGGTGCAGTTCGGCGTCAGCGAGCGCTGCCTCACCAACTGCGGCACCTTCGACGAGGCCAACGCCAAGAACTGGCCCGACTCCCCCTACGACCTGTTCTGCAAGGACGGCTCGACGGAGTGCAAGGGGCAGTACTCGCCGACGTTCTGGTCACGGATGCGCCTCACCGCGATCCACACCAAGCTCCTCACCGGTGGCGCCTACCAGGACGTCGACTCCTGGACCCTGGACCAGAACTTCCCGCCGGCCGGTGACGGCATCTCCACCCCGATGTGGCTGAAGTCCATCACCCGCACCGCCAAGGCGGGTGCCGCGGACGACATCCGGCTCGACCCCGTCACCTTCGCGGGCGAGCAGCGGCCGAACCGGGTGGACAAGACCGGCGACGGTCTGGCCCCCTACGTCCGGCTGCGGATGTCCCAGGTGAACACCGAGACCGGTGGCACCATCGGCGTCACCTACTCGCAGCAGGACTGCACCCCCACCACGCTCCCGGCCTCGGACGGGACCAACACCACCCGCTGCTTCCCGGTGAAGTGGGCCTGGGAGGGTGACACCTCCAAGCTCGACTGGTTCAACACCTACGTCGTCAACCAGATCGTGGAGGGTGACAACCTCGCTTCGACACCCGACAAGGTGACCTCCTACGCCTATGTCGGCGGAGCGGCCTGGGACAAGGACACCAGCGAGTTCACCAAGTCCGAGGACCGCGTCCACTCCATTGCGCGAGGCTATGGACTCGTCCAGACCCGTACCGGTGCCGCCAGTGACCCGAAGACGCTGTCGGAGACCCGCTACTTCCGCGGCCTCGACGGCAAGGAAGTCAAGGACGGTACGGGAGCTGCGGTCACCGACCGTCCCGAGTTCGCGGGCATGGTCCGTGAGACGGCCACCTACGAGGGCGATGACACCGCGAAGCTCGTGGGCGCGACGTCGAGCACTCCGTGGCGTTCAGACGCGGTAGCCAAGCGGCTGCGTCCTGGTCTGCCAGACCTCGTCTCCTATAAAACGAACGTCCAGAAGGAGTCCAGCCGTACGACCGTCACCGGCGGCACCCGGACGACCGAGAGGAGTCGTCAGTTCGACGGCTACGGCATGGTCGAGTGGGAGTCGAGCACGGGCGACACCGCCAAGACCGGTGACGAGTCCTGCACCACGACCACCTACGCACGCAACACCGCGACGTGGATCCTGGACCGACAGAGCCAGGTCAGGACCGTCGCGCTGCCGTGCGGGACGACCGGAGCCACGACGGCCGACCTCATCGGCGACACCCGTACGTACTACGACAACAGCGCGCTCGGCTCCGTCTCCGGCCGGGGCCTGGTGACGAAGACCGAGAGGATCAACGGCAAGGGAGACGGCTACGACATCGCGTCGACCATCCCGTCGACCTGCGGCGCTGCCGGCAACGAGCTCTGCTACGACCTCTACGGCCGGCCCCTGGCCGCCGCCGACACCTACGGGAAGGTGACCACCACCGCATACACGCCCACGACGGGTGAGGTCCCGACCACGATGACGGCGACGAACCCGCTGGGACACACCGTCACCAGCCGGCTCGACCCGCTGCGCGGCCAGCCCACCAAGGCCACCGACCCCAACGGCAAGGTCACCACGTCGGCGTACGACGCCCTCGGCCGGGTCACGAAGGTGTGGGCACCCAACTGGACGGAAGAGGCGAACCCCAACCAGCCGAGTCGCATCTTCGAGTACACCGTCCGCAACAGCGGCCCCAACGTCGTCACGTCCAAGACGCTCACGCACGACAAGAAGTATTCGGTCGTCCACTCCATCCAGGACGGTCTGCTGCGCGAGCGGCAGACCCAGACCCAGTCGCCCGACCTCGCCGGACGACTGGTCACCGAGATCTTCTACGACACGCGCGGCCTGGCCTGGCGCACCTCCGGCACGTACTACGCCGACGGCGCCCCCTCGCCCGACCTGGTCACCGGACAGGAACTCACCTACCCCTCCTCCGCGGACACCCTCTTCGACGGCGCCGGCCGCCCCACGGCGGTGATCGCCAAGAAGAACGGCGTCGAGACCAAGCGCACGACGACCAGCTACACGGGCGACACGACCACGGTCGTCCCACCGCAGGGCGGCACCACGACCACCACAGCCGTCGACGCGCTGGGGCGCACGGTCGAGGTCAAGCAGTACACCGACCCGGCCCGAACCACCTCACAGTCGACCCAGTACACGTACAACAAGCTCGGCCAGCTGGCCCAGGTAACCGACCCGGCCAACGCCAAGTGGACCTACACGTACGACGTCCGCGGACGTCAGGTCGAGGTGAACGACCCGGACAGGGGCCTCACCAAGACCGTGTACGACACGGGTGACCGCGTCACCGACATCACCGACGCCCGCGGCATCACCCTGCACACCGACTACGACGACCTGGGCCGCGTCGTCGCCACCAAGCAGGGTGCGACCACCCTGACCTCGACCGTCTATGACACCGTGGCCAAGGGGCAGCTCTCGCAGTCGACCCGCCACGTGGACGGCAAGGCCTACACCTCACAGGTTCTGTCCTACAACGACCTGTACCAGCCGCTCGACAGCCAGTTCATCGTCCCGTCCACACCCGACACCGGCGCGCTGGCCGGCACCTACGCGTGGACGAACGTCTACAACATCACCGGCCAGGTCCTCTCAACCCGGCAGCCCGCCATGGGCGGCCTGCCGGCCGAGACCATGGGATACACCTACAAGTCGGTGTCCGGTCTGCTCAGGAGTACGGCAGCGGGCAACAACCGCCTGATCAACGCCACTACCCACGACCACTACGGCCGCACCATCACGCAGGAACTGGGTGCGTCCGACCAGCGCCTCTACCGTTCCAACGAGTACGACGGCCACACCGGCGCACTCGTGCGCGCGGTCATCGACCGCGATGTGGCACCGACGCGGCTCGAGGACACCCGGTACACCAACGACCCCGTCGGCAACCTGACGGCGATCGCCTCGGCCTACGGCCAGGACGCCGCCCGGACCACGGACACCCAGTGCGTCAACCTCGACTCCCTGCGCCGCATCACCGAGGCGTGGACGAACAAGGGCGAGACCTGCGCGGCCGCGCCTTCTGCTGCCGTCATCGGCGGCGAGGACCCGTACTGGACCACGTACACCTACGACGCCGTCGGCAACCGCAAGACGGAGACCAAGCACAAGGCCGCCTCGGGCCCGGCGGCGGACACCGTACGCACGTACGCGCCCCCGACGCCCGGAAAGCACGACCTCCCGAAGGTCACCCAGACTGGCACCGACCCGCACGACGAGACCTTCACGTACGACGCGACAGGCAACACCAAGACCCGCAAGAGCGGCACGGGTGAGACCCAGTACCTCGACTGGGACGCGGAGGGGCGCCTCAAGTCCCTTGCCCAGGGCCTGACCACCGACGGGTTCATCTACGACACAGCCGGCAACCGAATCCTGCGCAAGGAGAAGGACGCCACCACTCTGTACCTGCCGAACGGCAACGAGCTGATGCTCGACAAGTCCGGCACGGTCACCGGCACCCGCTACTACGGCGACGTCGCCGTGCGCACGGGCGGCAAACTCGCCTTCACCCTCAACGACCACCACAACACCGGCAGCACTCAGGTGACCGCCGACGCAACCCAGACGGTCACCCGTCGCAAGACGGGCCTGTTCGGCGAAGCCCGTGGCACCCAGCCGACGACGTGGACCGGCGAAAAAACCTTCGTCGGAGGAACAAAGGACAACGACAGCGGCCTGACCCACATCGGAGCCCGCGAATACGACCCCCTGATCGGCCGCTTCATCTCGGTGGACCCGATCATGGATCTGAAGGACTCGCAGCAACTCCACGGCTACACCTACGCCGCGAACAACCCCTTCACCTACTCCGACCCCGACGGCCTCAAGTACTTCGAAGGCGGAAACGAGGACCGCGGCTTCCAGTCCTCCCCCCAGAGCGTCGTCCAGGCCGCGACCAAACACCACAACAGGTACTACAAAGACCGGTGCTGGACGGACTGCAGCGCCCCTCCCAAGGCACCCAAGGGATCCAAGGGACCCAAGGGTGATGGCAACCGTTGCGTCGGCGTGCGCTTCTGTCCCCCGAAGAACATGGATGGCGCAGGGGCCGCTAACGCAGTTGCGGGATTTGTCAGCGCATCCATTCACGCGGCCGAAAATGCCGCCGAAATGACGACAGACCCTCACTGCTTCCTCAACACCTCACCGGAATGCAACCTGGAGTCGGACGCGTTCGACTCCTGGGCCACAGAGCAGGGACTCGATCTCGAATCAACTGAGGCTCAAGTCGCCGGCCTCGCTCTGGCTCTGATTCCAGGACCGAAGCTCCTGAGGCTGGGCAAAATGAAGGGGGGTCAGTGCTTCCTTGCCGGAACGCTTGTCCTGATGGCGGACGGCTCCCAGAAGAAGATCGAGGAAATCCAAGTCGGCGACCTGGTTCTTGCTACCGACCCAATCACGGGCGAATCAGCAGCAAAGCGGGTTGAAAAACTCATCCGGACGGAGGGCGTTCGCGATCTCAACACACTTTCGATTGCCACGCCTGCCGGAATCGACGAGATAACGGCGACACACGAACACCCCTTCTGGTCACCCTCCGAAAAGTCCTGGGTGGAGGCCGCTGATCTCCGTCCCGGCATGACACTGGCAACCGCGAGCGGCACTACTGCGATTGTCACGAACAACCGCGCATTCAGCGACCACGTCAAGACCTACAACTTCTCCGTAGCAGACATCCATACGTACTATGTGATGGCGGGCGAGACACCTCTCCTCGTCCACAATACCTGCCTGGATTGGTCAATTGTCAGCAAAAATGGGCAGACACGCCCCGAGCATGTCCGTCGTCACGAAGTGGACGCGCCAGACAGGGAAAGCCACGGCGTATTCTGGGATGAGAATACCGGATCGACGGGCGATGCATATTCCATGCTGAATGAAGCATGGGCCGTCAAAGAGAAGCTAGGCCTAAAGCCAGTTCCCGGCGGCGGTAAAAATGGTGCGGACATGTACCGCATCCCAATGGGTCGAATAGTCGGCTACGAGAGCGGGAAACTCGCCCAGGGCGTTGGTCAGTCGTACACTCATATTGAAATTCTAGTGAGGGATAAAAATAAACTCATCACAGGATACCCATCCGCAGGATGA